The following coding sequences lie in one Rutidosis leptorrhynchoides isolate AG116_Rl617_1_P2 chromosome 6, CSIRO_AGI_Rlap_v1, whole genome shotgun sequence genomic window:
- the LOC139853721 gene encoding uncharacterized mitochondrial protein AtMg00810-like, protein MVYMHQPPGFRDPRYPDHVCLLQKSLYGLKQAPRAWFQRFAGYAQRLGFHHSRCDTSLFIYRHESDIAYLLLYVDDIVLTSSSTTLLQRIIQSLHKEFAMTDLGPLNYFLGISASRTATGMFLSQKQYAIEILERAGMTSCQPCRTPVEPGAKLTAHGPSVQDPTLYRSLAGALQYFTFTRPDISYAVQQIYLFMHDPREQHLHALKRIVRYVQGTLDMGLQLYASSPTSLVAYSNTDWVGCPTTRRSTSGYCVFLGNNLLSWFSKRQCTPSRSIVEAEYRGVANAVVETCWIRNLLRELHCPLTSATLVYCDNVSSVYLASNPVQHQRTEHIEIDIHFVRDLVAQGHVRVLHVPSRYQFACIFTKGLPFALFDEFRSSLNVRRTPAPTAGGFSKVTITHAVASASGATRQTTVVIVGDSTQMLTTEGPINILK, encoded by the exons ATGGTTTACATGCATCAACCTCCCGGCTTTCGGGATCCTAGATATCCCGATCATGTCTGCTTACTTCAGAAATCTttatatggcctcaaacaggccccGCGCGCATGGTTTCAGCGCTTTGCAGGATATGCTCAGCGCCTTGGATTCCACCACAGTCGATGTGACACTTCTTTATTTATCTATCGACATGAATCCGACATTGCTTACCTCCTCCTGTATGTGGATGACATTGTGTTGACATCATCATCCACTACCTTGCTTCAGCGGATTATTCAATCTTTACATAAGGAATTTGCCATGACTGATTTAGGACCCTTGAATTATTTTCTTGGCATTTCAGCATCGCGTACTGCCACTGGTATGTTCTTGTCTCAGAAGCAGTATGCCATCGAGATTCTTGAGCGGGCCGGTATGACTTCTTGCCAACCGTGCAGGACCCCTGTTGAGCCAGGTGCCAAGCTCACTGCCCACGGTCCCTCTGTGCAGGACCCGACTTTATATCGTAGCCTTGCAGGTGCATTACAGTATTTCACCTTCACTCGTCCAGATATCTCATATGCAGTTCAGCAGATTTATCTTTTCATGCACGACCCAAGGGAGCAACACTTACATGCTCTCAAGCGGATTGTTCGTTATGTTCAGGGGACCCTTGACATGGGATTACAGTTATATGCATCGTCCCCTACCTCTTTGGTTGCTTACTCTAACACTGACTGGGTCGGTTGCCCTACCACCAGACGCTCCACTTCTGGGTATTGTGTATTCCTCGGCAACAATCTACTCTCTTGGTTTTCGAAACGACAATGTACTCCTTCTCGCTCCATTGTCGAGGCAGAATATCGAGGAGTTGCCAATGCTGTTGTCGAGACATGCTGGATACGTAATCTTCTTCGTGAGCTTCACTGCCCTCTTACCTCTGCTACACTGGTTTACTGTGATAATGTTAGCTCCGTCTACCTTGCATCTAATCCGGTCCAACATCAGCGGACCGAACACATTGAGATAGACATTCATTTTGTCAGAGATTTAGTTGCTCAGGGACATGTCCGGGTTCTACATGTTCCATCTAGATATCAGTTTGCATGCATCTTCACCAAAGGCCTTCCATTTGCTCTATTCGACGAGTTCAGATCCAGTTTGAACGTTCGTCgtactcccgctccaactgcggggggat tttctaaagtgACTATTACTCATGCTGTTGCATCAGCATCTGGTGCTACTCGACAGACAACCGTGGTTATCGTGGGCGATAGTACTCAGATGTTAACCACAGAAGGTCCGATTAACATTTTAAAATAA